The Spiroplasma endosymbiont of Crioceris asparagi genome contains the following window.
TGAAAATTTATTACAAAACTTCAATGCACTAGTTGATGTAATTAGAAGAGCTAAACCAGTTTCTGTTAAAGGAACATATATTAAAAATGTTTCAATTTCTGCAACTATGGGTCCAGGAATTAAAGTTTTCTTAGAACAATAGAAAAAACGTCAATGACGTTTTTTTTGTTTTTAAATGAAATGATAATATAAACATATTGGAAAAAGTTCCAAAATAAATCTGAAATTTGGAAAATTTCAGATTTTTGATGTTAAATAAAATTGTGGATATTTTATAAAAAAATAAAATTTCTACATTTTAAAAATTGAAAGGATGTTTTATATGACTTTTATAGAATGCTTTCGACACTTTGGTGTTGAATTTATAGGAACAATGTTATTAATAATTTTTGGTAATTCTGTTGTTGGAAATGTTTTATTAAAAAAAACAAAAGGTTATCAAAGCGGGTGATTATTAATCACAATTGGTTGAGGAATGGCAATAACACTTTCGGCTACTGTAACTGTAGCTTTAAAAAGTGATGCATTTGCTTCATTCAATCCAGCATTATCAATTGCGTTAGCCATATTTGGAAAAATGCATTTAGATTTAATGGCAATTTATATAGTTGCAGAATTGTTGGGCGCATTTGTGGGCCAATTAATTGTTGACTTAATGTATGCTCAACACATTAAAATTCATTTTAATGAAGCTGAAAGCAAAAAAATTGCTGCCGCCGATTTATTGGGTATGCATTCAACTGGACCAGCGCTAAGAAATGTGCCATTAAACTTTTTGGCAGAATTTGTAGCAACAACAGCATTAATTTTAGCTTTATTGGCAACAACTAAGGCCAACACCTTTGCTGACGTTAAATGATTTTCACCAATATTTGCAGGCATGGTTGTTGCTGTAATAGGTATTTGTTTGGGTGGATTAACAGGATTTTCACTAAATCCAGCAAGGGATTTAGCCCCAAGATTAGTCTATTGAATGCTTTATAGAAAAGAAGGTTCTACTGATTGACAATATTCATGAATTCCAGTTGTTGCACCAATTGCCGCTGGCGTGATTATGGGTCTAGCATTAAGAGGTTGATAAAATTATGAAAAAATATGATGTATGTATTATTGGTGCTGGTATTATTGGTGCCTCAATATCAAGAGAATTATCAAAATATAATTTAAACATTTTACATTTAGAAGCTAATGCTAAAGTGGGAATTGAAACAAGTCAAGGAAATTCTGGACTTGTGCATGGTGGTTTTGATCCAACTCCAGGTAAACTAAATGCAAAACTAAATGTTTTAGGAAAAAAACGTTATGAAGATTGAATAAAAGAATTAACTTTCCCATATTTAAGAATAGATTCAACTATTGTTGCTTTTAATGATGAAGAAGTTAAACATTTAAAAATGTTATATGAAAGAGGAATAATTAATGGTTTAGATAAAAGTGAATTAAAAATTTTAGATTCAAATGAATTAAGAATAAAAGAACCAAATATTTCTCATGAAGCTGTTGCGGCTTTAGTTTGCAATTCATCTATTGCTGTAGATGCACCAATGTTGGCAAAAGTCTTAATGACAAATGCTATTAAAAATTCAGTTGATTTACATTTAAATGAAAAAGTAGTAGATATCAAAAAACAAAATGATGTTTGATGTATAAAAACAAATAAAAATGAATATGAATCAAAAATAATAATTAATGTAGCAGGACACTACGCAGATAAAATTGCAAAAATGGCTGGATTTGATGAATTTAATTTAGTGACAAGAAGAGGAGAATATAGAATTCTTGAAAAAACAGAATCAGGTATTGTTAATTCAGTTGTTTTTATGGTGCCAACAATTCATGGTAAAGGAGTTATTGTAGCCCCTATGTTGGATGGTCATGTTATGGTTGGACCAACAGCTGAAGAGGGTGTACCAAAAGATGAAACAAGATTAGTAACTCAAGAAAAATTTGATTTTATTGGGGAAATTGGTAAAAAATTAATTTCTTCAATAAATATGAAAAAAACTTGTATGACATTTTCAGGTTCAAGACCAATTGAACCAAAATCTGATGATTTTTGAATTAAAGCTACTAAAAAAGATAAAACTTTTATTAATGTTGCCGGAATGAAATCTCCAGCCATTGCATCTGCTCCAGCCATTGCTGATTATGTAATAGAAGAATTAATCAAAAAACCAAATTTAATTAAATTAGAAATTAAACCAAATTTTGATCCAATACAAAAAATGGTTAATCCATTAATTTAAAACAGGAGGTATATGAAAAAATACGTTATTACCTTAGATGAAGGTACAACAAGCGCAAGAACAGTTGTTGTCGATAAAAGCGGAAAAATTGTTTCTATTAATCAAGTTGAATTTACACAATTTTTTCCGCAAGCCGGTTGAGTAGAACATGATGCACTAGAAATTTGAAATAGTCAAAGAACAACACTTGTTAATGCAATCAATAATTTAGGAATCACTTCAAAAGATATTGAATGTATTGGAATTACAAATCAACGTGAAACAACAATAGTTTGGGATAGGGAAACCGGAAACCCTATTTATAATGCAATAGTTTGACAAGACAAGAGATTAGATAATTATTTTGTTAATTTTTCTCAAAAAGAATATGATTTGTTAAGACAAAAAACTGGATTAATTCCAAATGCATATTTTTCTGTATCTAAACTTGCTTGAATTTTAGATAATGTTAAGGGGGCAAGAGAAAAAGCTGAAAAAGGACAATTAATGTTTGGAACAGTTAATACCTGATTAATTTATCGTTTAACTGGACAAAAAGTATTTGCCACAGATCACACAAATGCACAAAGAACATTACTATACAATATTCATAAAAATGATTGAGATGATGAGTTGTTAAAATTATTTAACATACCAAAATCTTTATTACCAGAAATAAAAGAATGTGCAGATGATTATGGATTAACTTTTCCTAATCTACTTTCAAAAAAAGATGATGGTGAAATTCAAATTAATTCTTCAATCGGGGATCAACAATCTGCTCTATATGGGCAAATGTGTATAAACACTGGAGAAGTTAAATCAACGTATGGAACAGGGTGTTTCATTCTTATGAATACAGGAACAGAAAAAATATTCTCTGAACATGGTATTTTAACAACTGTTGCTTTAGCAAAAGATAATAAAATTACCTATGCATTAGAAGGATCGGTAATGATTGCTGGTGCTGTTACCAAATGACTAAAAGAAAACTTAAAAATAATTTATGATTACGAAGAAGCAGAATGATATTTAGAAAAAGTTAAAGATAACCGTGAAGTTTATTTTGTTCCTTCATTTTCTGGATTAGGTTCACCTTATTGAGATGATTCATCACGTGGAGCTATTTTCGGTTTAGATAGAGGAACAAAACGTGAACACATTATTCGTGCTGCTATTGAATCAATTGCATATCAAGCAAATGATGTTATTGAAGCTATGAAAAAAGATCTTAAAAAAGATATCAAAATTATTAAAGTTGATGGTGGTGCAACGAGAAGTAATTATTTAATGCAATTTCAAGCAAGTATTTCTAAAACAAATGTTTTAAGACCTAAAAATATTGAAACAACTGCGATGGGTGCTGCTTATTTGGCTGGTTTAAGAAGCGGATTTTGAAAAGATGAAACTGAAATTAAAAATATAATAAAAGAAGGTTTTGAATTTAAACCAAACATGAGTGAAGAAGTTGCTAATAAAAAAATAAAAGGTTGAAAATCAGCTGTGTCAAGAACATTTTCATGATTAGTTGATACAAATTAGTTAATAAAAATAATTTTTCAAAAAAATTTATAAAAGTATGTTAATATAAGTATTGCTATTAATACCAAAGAAAATAACTGGCTTTGAGCCTTAATTTGTTATCGAGGATTAAAATACATTATTTTTGTCTCGATTTTTAAATCGAGATTTTCTTTTGTTAGTATTAAATAGTGCAAATTATAGAAAGGAATTAAAATGGCTTTAAAAAGACCTGCACATTTAAAAAAAGCAGAAACTATTAATGAAATAGTTGAAAATCTTAAAAAGTTTCCTGGTTTTGCAATTGCTAATTATAAAACAATGACAGTTGTTGAAATAATGCAATTGAGAAATCAAGCAAAAAAACAAAATGCAATTGCTAAAGTTTATAAAGGAACACTTTTCTTAAGAGCTTTAAAAGAATTAAAAATTTCTGGTCTAGATGACGCTTTAACTGAACAAAATATTTATATATTTTCAGAAGAAAGTGTTACTGCACCAAAATTAGTAAGAGCTTTTAATAAAAAAACAAATAAATTAGAATTAAAAGCCGGAATCATTGAAGGAACTGTGCTTGACAAACAAGGGATAGCAGAGGTAGCGGCTTTACCTTCAAAAGAAGAATTATACTCAATGTTTGCATCATCATTGGTTTATCCATTGAGACAATTCATGCTATTAACTAAAGAAATAGCAAAAACAAAATCAGAATAGTTATATAAAAAAGAGGAGAAAAATTATGGCAAAATTAACTAAAGAAGATATCATTAAATCATTAGAAGAAATGAAATTATCAGAATTAAACGAATTAGTAAAAGCAATCGAAGATCACTTTGGAGTTGTTGCATCAGCAGCAGTTGCTGCACCAGCAGCAGAAGGGGCAGCAAACGCAGCACCAACAGAAGTTGACGTATTATTAACATCACCAGGTGGAAACAAAGTGGCTGTTATTAAAATTGTTAAAGAATTAACAGGATTAGGACTAATGGATGCTAAAAAATTAGTTGATGGAACATTACCTGCAAAATTAAAAGAAAAAGTTAAACCAGAAGACGGAGAAGCAATTAAAAAACAATTAGTTGACGCTGGAGCTTCAGTAGAATTAAAATAATTAATTTTTTATTTTATTAAAAATATAAAAAAATATTATTGAATTCGAAAAGGGGCAAAATTAATCTATGGCATATAAAATTAAAAAAATAAACAATTTGGTAGAAAGAAGAGATTACACAAAAGTTTCTGGTAATCTTGAGCTACCAAATTTAATTGAACTTCAAACAGAAACATTTGAATGATTCAAAAAAACAGGTATTAATGAAGTTTTTCAAGAAGTATTTCCTATTCAATCAAATGATGGAAATGCTATTTTAACATTGAATAGTTGAGAATTCAGACAACCAAAAATGGATGAAAGAAGAGCTAGATCAGAAGGAAAAATTTATGAAGCTCCAATTTATGGAAACTTATCTTTATCTGTAAGAATGGAATCTATTGAAGTTCCAAAAGAAAATATAACTAAGGATCTAAAAACATCATTAAAAGTATGATTAGAAGAAAAATCAGAATCACAAGGAATTGTTTTTAAAGAAGAAAAAGAAGGAATTTATTTTTTTGGATATAAAACAAAAACTTCTCATAAAGATGATTCAATTCAACTTGAAATTGCTGGTGAAAATGAAGAAAATTATTTTGTAAATGTTGATGTTTTTAAAACAACTGATGTATTTTTTGGTGAATTCCCACTAATGACAAATAGAGGAACTTTTGTAATTAACGGTAGTGAAAAAGTAATTGTTTCTCAATTAGTTAGATCACCTGGTAGTTATTTCAAAAAAGAAATTGATAGAAAAAATGGTGAATTTATTTATCAATCTAGCATTATTCCAGTTATTGGGTCATGATTAGAATTTGAAATAGACACTAAAATTCAAAATCAAAATAAAGTTGCAAAATCAGAAAAAATATTTAATGTAAAAATAAATAAATCAAGAAAATCTACAGCAACAAGTTTTTTAACTGCTTTAGGAATGACAAAAGAAGATGTTCTAAATATCTTTGATAAAAATCAAATTCTTGAAAACACATATAATTATGATTCATTAACAGGCGAAAAATATGCTGATTGAGCAAATGCTGTTCAAGAAATTTATAAAAAAATTAAGCAAGGTGAAAGTGCCACAACTGATGGAGCAATTAAATACATTTATGGTTTATTGTTCGAAAGAAGAAAATATGATTTAACCAAAACTGGTGTATTTAAATTAGAAAAAAAATTACAACTTAAAAACAATTTAAGGGGTAGAGTTTTAGCTGAAGACTTAATTGATATCAATGGTAAAGTTGTAATTAAAAAAGATACAGAAATTACAAAAAACAATATTGATGTAGTTGCAAAAGCACTTGATGAAGGCGCAATGATTGAAGAAATTTCATTTAGTCCAGAAATCAAAGGCTCAACTTCAAAAATTCAAAAAATTAAAGTATATAAAGATAACAATATGGGAGAAACAATTCCAGTAATTGGTATTGTTAAAGAACCAAAAGAAAACAATACTACTCTAAATGTTCCTGACATTATTGCTACTGTTTCATATATTTTAAACATGGTTGAAGGAATGGGAGAAGAAGATGACATTGATCACTTGTCTAACCGTAGAGTTAGAACAGTTGGTGAATTGTTACAAAATCAATTCAGAATCGGTATGATGAGAATCGATAAAAATGTTAAAGAAAAATTAACTACTTCAAATCCATAC
Protein-coding sequences here:
- the glpO gene encoding type 2 glycerol-3-phosphate oxidase, whose product is MKKYDVCIIGAGIIGASISRELSKYNLNILHLEANAKVGIETSQGNSGLVHGGFDPTPGKLNAKLNVLGKKRYEDWIKELTFPYLRIDSTIVAFNDEEVKHLKMLYERGIINGLDKSELKILDSNELRIKEPNISHEAVAALVCNSSIAVDAPMLAKVLMTNAIKNSVDLHLNEKVVDIKKQNDVWCIKTNKNEYESKIIINVAGHYADKIAKMAGFDEFNLVTRRGEYRILEKTESGIVNSVVFMVPTIHGKGVIVAPMLDGHVMVGPTAEEGVPKDETRLVTQEKFDFIGEIGKKLISSINMKKTCMTFSGSRPIEPKSDDFWIKATKKDKTFINVAGMKSPAIASAPAIADYVIEELIKKPNLIKLEIKPNFDPIQKMVNPLI
- a CDS encoding MIP/aquaporin family protein — its product is MTFIECFRHFGVEFIGTMLLIIFGNSVVGNVLLKKTKGYQSGWLLITIGWGMAITLSATVTVALKSDAFASFNPALSIALAIFGKMHLDLMAIYIVAELLGAFVGQLIVDLMYAQHIKIHFNEAESKKIAAADLLGMHSTGPALRNVPLNFLAEFVATTALILALLATTKANTFADVKWFSPIFAGMVVAVIGICLGGLTGFSLNPARDLAPRLVYWMLYRKEGSTDWQYSWIPVVAPIAAGVIMGLALRGW
- the rplL gene encoding 50S ribosomal protein L7/L12, translating into MAKLTKEDIIKSLEEMKLSELNELVKAIEDHFGVVASAAVAAPAAEGAANAAPTEVDVLLTSPGGNKVAVIKIVKELTGLGLMDAKKLVDGTLPAKLKEKVKPEDGEAIKKQLVDAGASVELK
- the rplJ gene encoding 50S ribosomal protein L10; the protein is MALKRPAHLKKAETINEIVENLKKFPGFAIANYKTMTVVEIMQLRNQAKKQNAIAKVYKGTLFLRALKELKISGLDDALTEQNIYIFSEESVTAPKLVRAFNKKTNKLELKAGIIEGTVLDKQGIAEVAALPSKEELYSMFASSLVYPLRQFMLLTKEIAKTKSE
- the glpK gene encoding glycerol kinase GlpK is translated as MKKYVITLDEGTTSARTVVVDKSGKIVSINQVEFTQFFPQAGWVEHDALEIWNSQRTTLVNAINNLGITSKDIECIGITNQRETTIVWDRETGNPIYNAIVWQDKRLDNYFVNFSQKEYDLLRQKTGLIPNAYFSVSKLAWILDNVKGAREKAEKGQLMFGTVNTWLIYRLTGQKVFATDHTNAQRTLLYNIHKNDWDDELLKLFNIPKSLLPEIKECADDYGLTFPNLLSKKDDGEIQINSSIGDQQSALYGQMCINTGEVKSTYGTGCFILMNTGTEKIFSEHGILTTVALAKDNKITYALEGSVMIAGAVTKWLKENLKIIYDYEEAEWYLEKVKDNREVYFVPSFSGLGSPYWDDSSRGAIFGLDRGTKREHIIRAAIESIAYQANDVIEAMKKDLKKDIKIIKVDGGATRSNYLMQFQASISKTNVLRPKNIETTAMGAAYLAGLRSGFWKDETEIKNIIKEGFEFKPNMSEEVANKKIKGWKSAVSRTFSWLVDTN